One window of the Methanomassiliicoccaceae archaeon DOK genome contains the following:
- a CDS encoding exodeoxyribonuclease VII small subunit: MTEYENVEEMTFEQSIDALEALVKRLEDGGIDLDESLRIYEQAVALRDHCRSILEDGERRIRKIMETADGSVREEEFEIN, encoded by the coding sequence ATGACAGAGTACGAGAACGTTGAGGAGATGACATTCGAGCAGAGCATCGACGCCCTTGAGGCGCTGGTGAAGAGGCTCGAGGACGGCGGTATAGACCTGGACGAGAGCCTGAGGATCTACGAGCAGGCAGTGGCCCTGAGAGACCACTGCAGGTCGATACTCGAGGACGGCGAACGTCGCATACGCAAGATAATGGAGACTGCCGACGGTTCTGTGAGGGAAGAGGAGTTCGAGATCAACTGA
- a CDS encoding DUF4435 domain-containing protein, which translates to MREYITSDDICNQISMERSVFRGTFLVVEGVTDERLFEKFIDKDEVRIIEAHSKDNVRHAVKDMANVRRDPRVIGIVDPDLDRLRGRKVKPPLFFTDCRDMEMMVIRSNALQDVLDEYSDHELLQKFTETVGPVRDALISASYPLGLLMYISQMEGLNLSFKDLEFERFINPRTLTLNAGSMVDTVIFNSKNCRMGRKALLQRLDREAQDLDDQWEAARGHDTVNILLIALKRNFGSFNSRGLNEGELGGALRLAFSDQCFVKTDLYRDTSAWAAENGIVLWEIVS; encoded by the coding sequence ATGCGTGAGTACATAACGTCCGATGACATCTGCAACCAGATCTCCATGGAGAGGTCGGTCTTCAGAGGGACCTTCCTAGTTGTCGAGGGGGTCACGGACGAGAGGCTCTTCGAGAAGTTCATCGACAAGGACGAGGTCCGCATAATAGAGGCCCATTCCAAGGACAACGTTCGTCATGCCGTCAAGGACATGGCAAACGTCAGGAGGGATCCGAGGGTCATCGGCATCGTCGACCCCGACCTCGACAGACTGAGGGGCAGGAAGGTGAAGCCGCCGCTGTTCTTCACGGACTGCCGCGACATGGAGATGATGGTCATCAGGAGCAACGCCCTCCAGGACGTGTTGGACGAGTACAGCGACCACGAGCTACTGCAGAAGTTCACGGAGACCGTGGGTCCGGTCAGGGACGCCCTGATATCGGCCAGCTACCCGCTCGGCCTCCTGATGTACATATCCCAGATGGAGGGCCTGAACCTCAGCTTCAAGGACCTGGAGTTCGAGCGCTTCATCAACCCGCGGACGCTGACCCTGAACGCCGGCTCGATGGTCGACACGGTGATATTCAACTCGAAGAACTGCCGCATGGGCAGGAAGGCCCTTCTCCAGAGGCTCGACAGGGAGGCTCAGGACCTGGATGACCAGTGGGAGGCGGCCAGAGGCCACGACACGGTCAACATCCTGCTCATCGCGCTTAAGAGGAACTTCGGTTCGTTCAACAGCCGCGGACTGAACGAGGGCGAACTGGGAGGGGCCCTGAGGCTGGCGTTCTCGGACCAGTGCTTCGTAAAGACAGATCTGTACAGGGACACCAGCGCATGGGCCGCAGAGAACGGAATCGTCCTCTGGGAGATCGTCAGTTGA
- a CDS encoding hotdog fold thioesterase has product MNADELRSRMDDDVVQYLDSVVDMYNAPFARMMGIEVVSVSKDEVVCEMELRPDLMNSMGRGHGAAVFALVDHTFAILCNLNHPCTGQSTSISYYRPAQGKLRAVAKPVNRSRSLEVYEVRVYSEEGKLIASATNTAFVLKG; this is encoded by the coding sequence ATGAACGCCGATGAGCTCAGATCCAGGATGGACGACGATGTCGTACAGTACCTGGACAGCGTCGTGGACATGTACAACGCCCCCTTCGCCCGCATGATGGGGATCGAGGTCGTCTCGGTCTCCAAGGACGAGGTCGTCTGCGAGATGGAGCTCCGTCCCGACCTGATGAACAGCATGGGTCGCGGCCACGGTGCCGCCGTGTTCGCCCTGGTCGACCACACATTCGCCATCCTCTGCAACCTGAACCATCCCTGCACAGGCCAGAGCACGTCCATCTCCTACTACAGACCGGCCCAGGGGAAACTGAGGGCGGTTGCGAAACCCGTGAACAGGTCGAGGTCCCTCGAGGTGTATGAGGTGCGTGTGTACTCCGAGGAGGGGAAGCTCATAGCCTCTGCCACAAACACAGCTTTCGTCCTGAAGGGGTGA
- the xseA gene encoding exodeoxyribonuclease VII large subunit — protein MAETITVTQLNSRVKTVLGNSPAVRDLWVNGEISNLKRYPSGHYYFTLKDSGSEIRAVLFAHSRQRMDFEPKENMKVSAFGSVDIYVQRGAYQFVVENMRPAGLGDLYLAFEALKKKLEAEGLFEESRKRPLPRYPRTIGVVTSEKGAVIHDIITTSESRFPADILLAPAMVQGEGAAQTIVSGIELLNRIGVDVIIVGRGGGSLEDLWAFNEEPVARAIAASRAPIVSAVGHETDFTIADFVADRRAPTPTGAAAIILRDRVEILGQLNADMARASRALSATLDRMSHRFEVLDARLSPEKALDDLSMRLMSLEDLSNRADNALTGMVADMRRRYEVVNAKLSPSAGLARMEAMGERTSSLFSRVESSVSRRFDSSVARLDSLSARLETLNPRNVLSRGYGLVTDGTGRAVTSVDDIQVGGTVRIHMRDGSASAEIKEKERK, from the coding sequence ATGGCGGAGACGATTACGGTAACCCAGCTCAACTCCAGGGTCAAGACTGTTCTCGGGAACTCCCCTGCGGTGAGGGACCTCTGGGTCAACGGGGAGATCTCGAACCTGAAGAGGTATCCTTCCGGCCACTACTATTTCACCCTTAAGGACTCGGGCAGCGAGATACGTGCCGTCCTCTTCGCACATTCCCGCCAGAGGATGGACTTCGAACCGAAGGAGAACATGAAGGTGTCCGCCTTCGGTTCCGTGGACATTTACGTACAGAGGGGCGCGTACCAGTTCGTCGTCGAGAACATGAGGCCAGCCGGACTGGGGGACCTCTACCTGGCCTTCGAGGCACTGAAGAAGAAGCTCGAGGCAGAGGGGCTTTTCGAGGAGTCCAGGAAGCGTCCGCTTCCCAGGTATCCCCGCACCATCGGGGTCGTCACGTCCGAGAAGGGCGCGGTCATCCACGACATCATCACCACGTCCGAGAGCAGGTTCCCAGCGGACATACTTCTGGCCCCTGCCATGGTCCAGGGGGAGGGAGCTGCGCAGACCATCGTATCAGGTATCGAGCTGCTCAACCGCATCGGTGTGGACGTCATCATCGTCGGCAGGGGAGGCGGTTCGCTGGAGGACCTGTGGGCGTTCAACGAGGAGCCCGTCGCCCGTGCGATCGCCGCCTCTAGGGCCCCGATCGTCTCGGCGGTCGGTCACGAGACCGACTTCACCATCGCGGACTTCGTCGCGGACAGGCGCGCACCGACGCCAACCGGTGCCGCCGCCATCATACTGAGGGACCGTGTGGAGATACTCGGGCAGCTCAACGCCGACATGGCCCGCGCTTCGCGTGCGCTTTCGGCGACTCTGGACAGGATGAGCCATCGTTTCGAGGTGCTAGATGCCAGACTGTCTCCCGAGAAAGCCCTGGACGACCTGAGCATGAGGCTCATGTCACTCGAGGACCTGTCCAACCGCGCCGACAACGCGCTCACGGGGATGGTCGCGGACATGAGGAGGCGTTACGAGGTCGTGAACGCCAAGCTCTCCCCGTCGGCCGGTCTAGCCAGGATGGAGGCCATGGGTGAGAGGACTTCATCGCTGTTCTCTCGCGTGGAGTCATCCGTCAGCAGGAGGTTCGATTCATCCGTCGCCAGGCTGGACTCGCTATCGGCACGTCTGGAGACGCTCAATCCCCGCAACGTCCTGTCCAGGGGGTACGGTTTGGTCACAGACGGTACCGGCAGGGCAGTGACATCGGTGGACGACATACAGGTCGGGGGCACTGTCAGAATACACATGAGGGACGGGTCCGCGTCGGCCGAGATCAAGGAGAAGGAGAGGAAATGA
- a CDS encoding AAA family ATPase: MMIKSLKVTKLFDEYDYSLDICCPLTFLHSPNGMGKSTLMRMTYAALKGDVRYLSDTPFERMEIWFEDDAIMVLQKYEGRLNVLMQKNEVDTPLTPDDMAEVCKTVYIPPERLAIRKRDGHMVPTLEAYAHELYEKFRYAKEHTELEPHPEQVRSDLNDGELEFWSKDLKAKLDFIKDAGFEPDIPSRMKFPPSRYDISKDRRGYEELTASISEYVKRNYVLAESVIIFKDIVNEIFLDKTVTVSDSGKIGITMNNGMSLPLVKLSSGEKQIIIMFYALLFHAEPGSIVILDEPEISLHVSWQQKLGRYFSDICRVRNIQMIVATHSPQVIHDMWDSARELRPSDA; encoded by the coding sequence ATGATGATTAAGTCCCTCAAAGTCACGAAGCTCTTCGATGAGTACGATTACAGTTTGGACATCTGCTGTCCCCTCACCTTCCTGCACTCGCCCAACGGCATGGGGAAGAGCACGCTTATGCGCATGACCTACGCTGCCCTGAAAGGGGATGTGAGGTACCTGTCCGACACGCCGTTCGAGAGGATGGAGATCTGGTTCGAAGACGACGCGATCATGGTCCTACAGAAATACGAGGGCAGACTGAACGTCCTGATGCAGAAGAACGAGGTCGACACCCCGCTGACCCCCGACGACATGGCCGAGGTCTGCAAGACAGTGTACATACCGCCGGAGAGGCTGGCCATCAGGAAGAGGGACGGCCACATGGTCCCCACTCTGGAGGCCTATGCCCACGAGCTCTACGAGAAGTTCAGGTACGCCAAGGAGCACACCGAGCTCGAGCCGCATCCGGAGCAGGTCAGGTCGGACCTGAACGACGGCGAGCTGGAGTTCTGGTCCAAGGACCTGAAGGCGAAGCTGGACTTCATCAAGGACGCAGGGTTCGAACCGGACATACCGTCGAGGATGAAGTTCCCCCCGTCCAGGTACGACATCAGCAAGGACCGTCGGGGATACGAGGAGCTTACCGCGTCCATCTCAGAGTACGTCAAGAGGAACTACGTGCTCGCCGAATCGGTCATCATCTTCAAGGACATAGTTAACGAGATCTTCCTGGACAAGACGGTCACCGTCTCGGATTCTGGGAAGATAGGCATCACGATGAACAACGGCATGTCGCTGCCGCTGGTGAAGCTGTCCTCCGGCGAGAAGCAGATAATCATAATGTTCTACGCGCTCCTCTTCCACGCGGAGCCTGGCTCGATCGTCATTCTGGACGAGCCCGAGATCTCGCTCCATGTGAGCTGGCAGCAGAAGCTCGGCAGATACTTCTCCGACATCTGCAGGGTCAGGAACATCCAGATGATCGTGGCCACCCACTCGCCGCAGGTCATTCACGACATGTGGGATTCGGCCAGAGAACTGAGGCCTTCCGATGCGTGA